One Phaseolus vulgaris cultivar G19833 chromosome 11, P. vulgaris v2.0, whole genome shotgun sequence genomic window carries:
- the LOC137807572 gene encoding uncharacterized protein codes for MAEESTARHAPSGQSNQQPSFLYLHPNENPVAPLVSPMLCSTNYHSWSRSMMTTLSGKNKVEFIMDSNPCPDKDDPTHFAWKRCNNMVVSWLVHSVSTPIRQSIIWMDIALDIWNDLKIRFSQGDLSRISNLQLEVASLKQGDLSVIEFFTKIKIIWDELENFRPNPVCVCATKCSCSVPSTISQRKYED; via the coding sequence ATGGCCGAAGAATCTACAGCGCGGCACGCTCCATCTGGTCAATCGAATCAACAACCTAGTTTTCTTTACCTTCACCCCAACGAAAACCCAGTCGCGCCTTTAGTCTCGCCGATGTTGTGCTCCACCAATTATCACTCATGGAGTAGGTCTATGATGACAACCTTAAGTGGAAAGAACAAGGTGGAATTCATCATGGATTCAAATCCCTGTCCAGACAAGGACGATCCTACGCATTTTGCCTGGAAAAGGTGCAACAATATGGTGGTATCGTGGTTAGTTCATTCTGTATCTACTCCCATTAGACAGAGTATCATCTGGATGGACATTGCTTTAGATATATGGAATGATTTGAAAATTAGGTTTTCACAAGGGGATCTATCTAGAATTTCCAATCTTCAATTAGAAGTTGCATCTTTGAAACAAGGGGATTTATCTGTTATTGAATTCTTcactaaaatcaaaattatttggGATGAACTGGAAAACTTTAGACCCAACCCCGTTTGTGTTTGTGCGACTAAGTGTTCGTGTTCTGTTCCCTCCACTATTAGTCAAAGAAAATATGAGGATTAG